DNA sequence from the Megalops cyprinoides isolate fMegCyp1 chromosome 24, fMegCyp1.pri, whole genome shotgun sequence genome:
AGCAAACGGCTGTTTGAGAGGCTTCAGTGCAGAAGAGCATCCTCCAGTTTAACACTGTCTCTGCTTGCGCAGTTTCCCCCCCGGATCAAACGCTTAAACCTATCCCACATGTGCAAGAACGCCAAAACAAGAGGCCCGTGCTGAAACGCGTGGCGTTGAGCCAACGGCTCGGCACAGGGCTACACCGAAATGTTTTTTACGGTGATGCACAAAGAAACAGAGCGCGTTTGGGCCTGATTTTGAtgacgcaaaaaaaaaaacgcatcaGGATCAGCAGAGCAGGTGCTTTAGCGGTTTTTGCAGCTGCGATGTCAGTGTAGATGGCATGAATGATGTCAGTGTCAGGGCTGCATTTTGTACTGACAgctctcacatttttttttccccaaaatagAAAAATGATTGGTTGGGATCCTATTACCCAGGGTGTGGTTGTGAATATTCAGGGTGAATCTGGGACACAGCACAGTGGTCATTTCTGCCCTATTTTCACCCTGATGCCACCTGCCAAGTGTCTTTCCTGGGTATTTGACAGTGCTTGATTAAAAATAAGAGGAAACTGTAAGAGACGTCAGAAAGGCATCTGCTGATGAACACACAAATTTAAGTAACAGCGTTAACTGGTCATtgacaaagcattttaaaaaaagacagaaaatacaatCAGCAGTCCAACTGCAAGAATGTGAAACTTACAAGAAAACACCATAGATTTACTGTTTTGCATGGCATGTCACATGGTCTTTTAATTTTGCCTTCAGtgcaatgaaaatattcatagcaaaaaaaaaaattattggtCGAACACTAAGAGACAGACAGccctgaaaaatataaatatggtTTTGGCTGAAATGCCTCATGGCcacaaggaggaagagggagaggcagagaaaacaaaactaaacaaggTCACAGACGACCATTACAGAATCAAGAGCGGAACGAGAGAAACCGCTTACAGCTGCCATTTGCTCACGTCAGTTTTCAAACGCTTTCCCTCCGTCTTTTCTCCCTACCTGCTACTGTAAAGATGACAGCAGCCACCTAGGTCATTCCGGCGTACCAAGCCGTGGATTGCCCATATTACACCAGACGGCTGTCAGTTCTGCTCTACGTGAGGTCATGCTAGCCGTTATCTAACACATAAATGGACACATACCCTTTCCTTAAACTCTCGGCGTCCAAGATCACACCAAGTAGCAGTACATGGCTACGGTCTCCATAACGTCCTTCATGCCATCAACAGGTAACAGTGTCCATGTCAAAAAGTGCCTGCTTTCATCTTAGCAGGGCATTTAAACAAAGCTTGAATGTAAAATATCTCAATAAATCCCAAATAAATGTTTCACGCCTTTTATTATAAGACATGACATTCAACCGTTGGctcattctgtgctgtgcttcatatcctttgttatttttgtttgttttggggggaTGAAGGTTGGTGGTGGAGTAAGTCGGAGAGAATTCTCTACCCGTGTGAAACACCCATGTAAAAAGGTATGGCATTCGTTCTTGTCCATTCTTGTGGACCATTGTCACACAGCCCTGTGGCGAGTGCTCTTAAAACTAACTGTGTACATTCTGACTGGGCATTACAAGGTCACATCTCTGGCTCTTTAAAAAGACTTCCTCAGTTTGCTTGCTGCTCACTGTACTGTCTGCACCTGGGCTTGTGTGCGgtaaaaacaccacagctgttCTGGCCCCAGTTAGCCTGCAGTGGGTCGATGAGCCTGTGTTAGACCACTGCATTTAGATGGTCAATATGACACATTGGTATAAACTTCACGGGTTGCATTTATCAAATGTGTCTGGTGCATGAAAGTTTCCACATTAGAAggattgaaatattaaaatgggATGCCAGTTGTGGCTGTGAATGACTCTTCCTGTCCATTCACAcctcagtcccccccccccccccccacacacacacacccacacacccccacccacccactcacacacccacaccctcacctacacacaccccccacacacacacacacacacacacacacacacacacacacacacacacacacctacacacacctacacacacacacacacttcctcttaTTGACACAGCTCCTACAGTGTCAGACACAGCCAAGGCGTGGTAGCGTATTAACTGGTCTAAAATAGACACCAGAGAATAGCATCTTTGCACTCTGTCACATCCTGCTGCTATTCCAGCTACTGCTGATACCGAAGCCTTTCGTTTCTGTAGCATTTTACAGAGGCCGACTCCCCAATTAGTAGCCTCCACCCGGGTGATCCACTGCGGCCATTTTGAACCAGAACCCTCATCACACATCAGTTGAAGCGGAGAGGAAggatttatttagccagttACTCTGGGAGATGAATGGATGCCCAGTTTGAAAGAGCCAGATTGGGTATTTGTCTGAGACACCAGTGATAGTGCCTCTACACCTTGCGGTACTGAAGCTCAGTGGCCTAGTGCCTCagtccattacattacattacattacattacctcatttacccagagcgacttccaaataactGCATTACTATGCTGAGAGTGGGTACTGAGAAGTATTACAGGAGGTCAGTTAAGATACTGAGTAAAGTGCTAGTTCATCACGGATTTAACCTTTCAAAAGTTCCGGAAGCAGAACTTCAGCGTCGAACAGCCAAACGAAGTTCACACTCTCCGTGTGGACGCTGAATCGCAGAACAGCGGCGTAACTTTGAATGCTGAGATTTgacagctgcctctctctctgacggcctcagtgtttttaaagtgcatttcctgcaaagaggaagagaaaccTCAGAGACAGGAAGTACAGGCGATGGAAGGCGGCACGCTGTCCACTGGTTCTCGCTGGTCAGCTCCAGtcccacgggggggggggggggggggggggggagctccTCTCCGAGCTGCAGTGTCCGAGGGCCAGCTAACTCAGGAGGAAgtgtcacaaacacagaaccCGACACAGACTGGACATTTGCATAGCCAATCACTTCCTGGTACTCTTGACCAATGAGAGGGAGACGGCATGAATAATTATATAGCCCATGCAAATTCTCTGCAAGGTCCCAAAGTGTTTCCTCCTCCATTGGTGCTGATAAGAACAAGCCCCCCTGTCACACTAAAGCCAGGCTGAACAGCAGGCCTTAAAATTCGCAGGAAGGCGAGCTTCCGGAAGCGTGGTCATTTGACTACACGGTCTCAGTGACTTTATCCATCAAATGCTCGGGCCGCAACAAAAGGCAAGTTGTGCGGCTTCACCGGAGGACCTCACTTTCTGAGTGGCAAACAGACACGCTGTCTCACGACGAGAGCCGTCTGACCGAGATATGAAAGGTCATTTTAGTCACAGGAAGGGGGTTTAAGTATTTCTCTTTCGGACGTGTTTTGAACTGACATCCAGGCTAAGCCTGGAGACAATGTCGGTGTTGCCTTTTTGCGTGCGTCCGAAAAATTTCCATGAAGAAGACTTAAAAATGCAGATATTCAGACCACTCATGTTTTTACCCTTGTCGGACATCCCTTAGTCATGCTTCTAATAGCTTTCTACAGAGTCAAGCTGCATGCGGAGTGTGAAATCCGAAAGcgagatgcaggtgtgcattATTTTACATCCAGCGTTTTTCGCTGCGTCAGACTGTGACTCACCCATCCACACCTCTCCGAACTGACCGGCTCCCAGCTTCTTCACCATCTTGATGGACTCCTTGGAGATCTCCCAGGCGTCTTTGTCCCACGGTTTCTGGGCCTTGGGTTTCTCACATGGCTTCTCCAGCTTTCTGCACAGCCCGTCCGCTTGTTCTGCACGTCGAAAGAACGAAAGGTTTCACCTCGCACAGAACCAGTGGTTTCCCCAGCAACCCTCTACCAATTGAGCTATCCACCGCAACCCGCCAGCAAtaattttaaaaccatttgATAGAGCCATTTATTAAACACCCTTTCAAGCACAATTTCACAAACTGTGAGGTGAGTTGTGGCGGGGGGGGCACCCCTGGTGAGATAAATATTAAGCTTTTTGGCTGTCAGTCTCCTTCATGATAAATCACAGTCTGGCACTTGAGGGTTTGTCTCACAGCTTAACATCTTAGCATGACTGCTGTCTAAACAGCATCATAACTTGTACCATATAAGACTGCACACAAGAGGGAGGATAAATGTAGACAGTGCTCATCTCCAGATGAAAGCCCAGTGTGATGATTCAGCTCATATTTGAATCAAACTCGAAAGACAAGCGACAGAAGCTTTCTTTCATATTCATCTGCTGAAATTCAGTCTGAAATAAACCCGCTGAACTCCATCTCCCCTTTatcctctctccacctcccctcACCCCAGTGCTTTatggaagaataaaaaaaaacggctGTGGGTTTtgctatttgcattttatttcacacagattTGCTATGTAGATGTaattgtgcatgttttattaatgcagaaataaaaaatatgaaaaatttcatgtctttttttttttttttattaaaaagggCACTGCTGTGCAACTGAGATTTGCATGTGTTACGCATGCTCTGTACATGagagcactgaaaaaaaaaccaaacaaaagaaaacagtcaaatattttgttttgcgATAGATAACCTACAGTATCTTAAAATTTAATTGAGGGATTCTATTATCCTTCAAGTTCCAGAACCACGCATGAGCGTGTCATATCTCGGAGTTATGGTCTGCTatttagagggagagagaaatgggtgATTAAACGGGGGAAGGTTTTGccacagagtgacagagggaaaggtgtgcacacactcactgtggtAGTGCTTGATCATGCTGCCGATGTCGGGGAAGGTGATTTTGGGAGATATGTAGTACCCTCCGTTGTCCAGCATGCGGATCTTATAATGCTTGACCATCTCCGTTCCCTGGGCGTCGACATCTCTGATTGACAGCGAGTAGCTTCCTGAAGAAAGACAaatgcgcgtacacacacacacacacacacataaacacacacacacacatataaacacacacatgcacacacacacacatataaacacacacatgcacacacacacacacgtatgcacgcacacacacacacacacacgcgcacacacacacacacacacacatatatgcacacacacacgtatgcgcacacacacacacacatgcacacacacacacacacatataaacacacacatgcacacacacacacgtatgcgcacacacacacacacacacacacacatataaacacacacatgcacacacacacacacatgcatgcacacacacatataaacacacacacgcacacacacgcacacacacacacacacacacacacacacaggatgagGAATACCATCAAGCGTAAAAGTGTAACAGTAGATAGGTGCAGCTCCTTCTCATTTAACAGCCGCGGTTGACTTGTTAATTTCAGTTCTAATTGCACTTCCTCTGCTCTGAGTGTTAGAGAACGTGAGGCCGTCGGGGCGCTCGCACCTTTGGACGTCTCGCTCTCCCGGATGAGGTAGGACCCCGCTTTATTCGCGGGGGCCAGAAGCTGCCTCTCTGCGTCCTTCCTGGTGATGTCCTTAAAGAACCACCTACGCAACAGGTTTCACACAATCAGCACATGGCAGCAGAGCCAAAAGCAGAGAAAGGAAACGACTCTTCATCCGTGCGGATACGGGCGGCAGATTAATGTGCACATAAACACTTCAGCGCCATGTGGAATCTGATTATTCTGATCGTACCTTTCAGTGTTTGATTTATGTAACCGTCCGGGAAAACAGGGAGGCGATTATATTATATGTGATGCAAATGTTCTGAAAACATACAGCAAATGCATTGCAGATCTACCATACACGTACAATaaacacattataaataaattataaatactgtaaatacaaattCAATATAAAACTACTGTAAATGTGTTATATATCTACCTTAAATGTCAGGGGTTGTGAATCTACTGTaactataaataaatgcaatagaaatatactgtaattgttAGATGACTGTAATGCGAATCTACAGTAGACATGTTATAAACCTAAATGTCGAGTAAATGTAGTGTGACTCGGTGAATGTAGTCTACTCACTCCTCGGTCTCCATTGTGTTGGCCTCAGCGACGTAGTTGGAGGGAATGAAACCCTCTTTCCTGGTGGACAGAGACTTCGCCCTCCACCACTCCCCTCGCCTGCAGAACGGCACCCAAATAAAACGAGGCGAAGCATGTGGCACAATACTGCCGTCCCCAAAGGAACTTCAAAAGAGCTTCTTACAGGAGGTGAACACTTATGTAGTTCTGTCAGCTCACTGGGTCCTGCTGCTCTGATGAGCTTACGTGTTCGAAGGGCATTATAAGGGTTTGTAGTACAAACGATATTGCACTGCATGTCAAATGTGAATTATCCACAGAGATATGAGTAATTCATCACCCTGATGCACGGCACTGTTTGCGCATATATACTCGCAGAAACATGTTGGCTATGCACAAGTGTATGAAACAAGAGGCACTGGTTTTCTGAGAACagggttaaaaaaatgaagccgAATACTTACTCCTCGAGAACCTTGagtttttctcctttcttaAACCCTAAATCGTCTCCGTGGATGGCCTCGTAGGGGTACAGCGCGATGACGATCttccctgtctcactctgctCTGTAAGGCAGGCCAGAaggaacatacagtacataagtGAGaggtggtgatgtcactgcgGTGAGGGTAAATAGGCAGCATAACGCAAGCACTGACCCTCCATTTTCTGAAAGATCTGGCCCGGCAGAAGGAGGCCATCTTGCCCAGATGTATTCTGAAATGAGAGACGCGTGATGTCATATGATTAATGTCATGTGATGTTAGGCCGCATGCTGTAGCAGACAGCAAGACATGCAAGAAGAAGATTGCATGTTCCAATTCCCAGGTGGAATGCCGCTTTTGGAAACATGAGACATAcccaaaaacaatgaaaacaaccaaCCACAATAAGAGATAATCCAGATCCAGTACTCCAGTGCTTTAAAGGAGTATCAGGCCTgttgcatgcctgtgtgtgttgtgtgtgtgtgtgtgtgtgtgtgtgtgcaggaacaTATTGATTTATAGCATTTATCAGAAAAGTGTTTATATACTCTCTCGTCATTCAAATGCAACATGTTTGAAAAGCACTTAAAATACTAATCAGGACATTGTTTAACATGGCCCAAATCCAGGTCCATCTgtagtgagagacagagacagagagagagagagagagagagagagagagtgcgtgcaGGTCTCTCTCTGATAGGTCACTCACTCTGGCCTGCGGCTTGCCAGAGGTGGGGTCCCTGACGTAGGTCTGCTCGGCGCATACGGCCTGCCCGGTCTTCGCGTTGAGTCCTCCGCCATTGTGGCTATCCCTCAGTGTGGATTTTCGACAACCCATTTTTAACTGTCAGGGTGGAAACAAAGTAACTGAAGTTCGCACCAGAGATACATGTCAACCAgaggctgaaaacaaaaaaaatgcaaaaagtacctaaataaacacatgtatggaaacacagctgaaagcaCTATTTATTAAACCCAGTGCGACAGTATAAATACATGCACTGTATTCAATACAGTTTTCTGACAGAACATGGAGTCAGCTGTattccattattatttcatatgtcATCATTAGTACCTTTCTACTATCAGTATTAGCTTTCCTCTTGACATGCAGGTGCATATGTATACAGGTGCATGCAAGgatctgtgcatgcatgtttgtttatATTAGCATTCCTACTGTTTCTGCAGCTGCTAATGATTCTCCAGACAATCCAGAATTACACAGCAACAGCCCCATATCTTCATATCCAGGCTAAAAGTCTTCCTCATTGTGTTTACTCATTGACAGACATTCCTGCGAGGGGTCTTCAATTATTAACGGGACGGAACCGTGGCGgtaaacacacacgtgcacagccAACGAGGAAGTGGAGCAGCATTCGGGCTGAGCCATGAGGGTAATGAGTCAGCCAGCCGCCGAGGGGCCGAGCGCTTCCTCAGAAAGCTGCTCTGAGTGCACCGCCGGGGTTTGGCGGACCCGGGCTCTTCCTGTACGGCTCAGTCCACTTCCTCTCGCATGGAGCTCCGGCGTAATCAGAGCTGTCAGAAAAACGGGAAGATGACAGAGCAAAGCGCTCCAACCCACCCATGGTGTAACACCCCcggaccacccccccccccccccccccccgcaaagtttgggggctggggggttgtGGGTTGGGCCTTTGTACGTCAGAACTTACTAACATAAGTTGACCGGCCCTTAGTGAGTGACATACAGCTACAGTAGCgcaatttcaatttcagcatGTGCACCAAAGCCGGCTCACTGCATCAGAGGGCCTCATAAATGGgcctgtctctggctgcaggaACAATGTTTCAGGcccccctaccccctccccactgcaACCCACTCATGCTCATTACTGACACTCTACTGCCTCTTCCACCATCTACCAGCAGGAATCAATACATTCATTTGCATAGCTTTATGTATATCTGTTCTGCTGCAGGTTTTCAGGGACTGTCATTTGACTGCCTTTGGCTGGAGCCAGGgaatcattttgcagttttttctcCCGACTGGACCTGGGGTTTTCTGGTATTGCCGTTCCcttagatcagcgtttcccaaacctctcctggaggacccctcgTCCTtcgtgttttagatctctccctgctccaacacagctgatttaaatgagcagtttgttat
Encoded proteins:
- the lyn gene encoding tyrosine-protein kinase Lyn, whose translation is MGCRKSTLRDSHNGGGLNAKTGQAVCAEQTYVRDPTSGKPQARNTSGQDGLLLPGQIFQKMEEQSETGKIVIALYPYEAIHGDDLGFKKGEKLKVLEERGEWWRAKSLSTRKEGFIPSNYVAEANTMETEEWFFKDITRKDAERQLLAPANKAGSYLIRESETSKGSYSLSIRDVDAQGTEMVKHYKIRMLDNGGYYISPKITFPDIGSMIKHYHKQADGLCRKLEKPCEKPKAQKPWDKDAWEISKESIKMVKKLGAGQFGEVWMAYYNNTTKVAVKTLKPGTMSVEAFLEEANLMKTLQHDRLVRLYAVVTKTEPIYIITEFMANGSLLDFLKSDAGSRVQLPKLIDFSAQIAEGMAYIEKKNYIHRDLRAANVLVSESLLCKIADFGLARVIEDDQYTAREGAKFPIKWTAPEAINYGSFTIKSDMWSFGILLYEIITYGKIPYPGMSNGEVMTSVQRGYRMPRPETCPAELYEIMNSCWKNKPDDRPTFDYIQSVLDDFYTATEGQYQQQP